The Allocatelliglobosispora scoriae genome contains a region encoding:
- a CDS encoding antibiotic biosynthesis monooxygenase family protein has protein sequence MLVMNRFVIDGGESAFVERAHAALAALAARPGYLRGELTRSLDEPSSWCLLTEWESVGAYRRALGGFDVKITATPLLAESLFEPCAYERLASALPGGEVTTRGSDRADV, from the coding sequence ATGCTGGTGATGAATCGGTTTGTGATCGACGGCGGCGAGAGCGCGTTTGTGGAGCGCGCGCACGCGGCGCTTGCCGCGTTGGCGGCTCGGCCGGGGTATCTGCGGGGCGAGCTCACCCGCTCGCTGGACGAGCCCTCGTCGTGGTGTCTGCTGACCGAGTGGGAGTCCGTCGGGGCCTATCGGCGGGCGCTGGGCGGGTTCGATGTGAAGATCACCGCGACGCCGCTGCTCGCCGAGTCGCTCTTCGAGCCGTGCGCCTACGAGAGACTCGCCTCCGCGCTGCCCGGCGGAGAGGTCACCACGCGGGGCAGCGATCGTGCGGATGTCTGA
- a CDS encoding metal ABC transporter substrate-binding protein, producing the protein MRRLLACLTAALTLSLVSACGTSGTPADSDKVAITAAFYPLAFISERIGGDAVSVTTLAQPGAEPHDLELTPRQLADVHDAKLVVYLDGFQPAVDTAVKAEAADHSLDVGALVPRLQGTDEDGHPAKDPHLWLDPTRLATIGDALARRLGEVDPAHAADYTTRAAKLHADLAELDMEYATGLSKCQRQAIVTGHEAFGYLADRYNLKQIGLAGLDPEIEPTPQRLAEVAAAARSTGATTIFFETLVSPKIAETIAKEVGAKTAVLDPIEGLEQGSSGDYISIMRSNLTTLREALGCS; encoded by the coding sequence ATGCGACGCCTCCTCGCCTGCCTTACCGCCGCGTTGACGCTCAGTCTGGTCAGCGCCTGCGGGACCTCCGGCACACCCGCAGATTCCGACAAGGTCGCCATAACGGCTGCGTTCTACCCGCTCGCCTTCATCTCCGAGCGGATCGGCGGTGACGCCGTGAGCGTGACCACACTGGCTCAGCCCGGCGCCGAGCCGCACGACCTGGAGCTGACCCCCCGCCAGCTCGCCGATGTGCACGACGCCAAGCTCGTCGTCTACCTCGACGGGTTCCAGCCCGCGGTCGACACCGCGGTCAAGGCCGAGGCCGCCGACCACTCCCTCGACGTGGGCGCCCTGGTGCCCCGGCTGCAGGGCACCGACGAGGACGGGCACCCGGCGAAGGACCCGCACCTGTGGCTCGACCCGACCCGGCTCGCCACGATCGGCGACGCGCTCGCCCGGCGGCTCGGCGAGGTCGACCCGGCGCACGCCGCCGACTACACCACGCGGGCCGCGAAGCTGCACGCCGACCTCGCGGAGCTCGACATGGAGTATGCGACGGGGCTGAGCAAGTGCCAGCGCCAGGCGATCGTCACCGGGCATGAGGCCTTCGGCTACCTCGCCGACCGCTACAACCTCAAGCAGATCGGCCTCGCCGGGCTCGACCCCGAGATCGAGCCGACCCCGCAGCGCCTCGCCGAGGTCGCGGCCGCCGCCAGGTCCACCGGCGCCACCACGATCTTCTTCGAGACGCTGGTCAGCCCCAAGATCGCCGAGACGATCGCGAAGGAGGTCGGCGCCAAGACCGCCGTGCTCGATCCGATCGAAGGGCTCGAGCAGGGTTCCAGCGGGGATTACATTTCGATCATGCGGAGCAACCTCACCACCCTGCGCGAAGCGCTGGGGTGCTCGTGA